The Mus musculus strain C57BL/6J chromosome 2, GRCm38.p6 C57BL/6J genome has a window encoding:
- the Fam78a gene encoding protein FAM78A isoform X2: MLRLIQVLGGRGEAGGGGYPSAVPEPCAAVSGYSDSGRGTREWAPEGTWRAPNPERTSRKGGWIRASQDVGPLPLESELTLQLIGPRRAGACVPGSRCGRQKGRKSAFCSEGGATARGPSLPYLCAWQSPSASCEDFRESVRAAIPKCEDAALDVRKTCFSIKLQTFLFLNPKNIGGFCPLLEEGAQGS; this comes from the coding sequence GTCCTCGGCGGCCGAGGCGAAGCAGGCGGCGGCGGATATCCGAGTGCAGTCCCGGAGCCCTGCGCGGCAGTCAGCGGCTACAGCGACAGTGGCAGAGGAACGCGCGAGTGGGCGCCGGAGGGGACCTGGCGAGCACCTAACCCGGAGCGCACCTCTCGGAAGGGCGGGTGGATACGGGCCTCACAGGACGTCGGACCTCTGCCGCTTGAATCGGAGCTCACGCTGCAATTGATTGGGCCCCGCCGGGCGGGCGCGTGTGTTCCAGGGAGCCGGTGCGGAAGGCAGAAGGGCAGGAAGTCGGCGTTCTGCAGCGAGGGTGGCGCGACCGCGCGGGGACCGAGCCTTCCTTATTTATGTGCCTGGCAGAGCCCGTCTGCTTCCTGCGAAGACTTCAGGGAGAGTGTCCGAGCTGCCATCCCCAAGTGTGAGGACGCAGCGCTGGATGTCAGAAAAACATGCTTCTCCATTAAACtccaaacttttctttttttaaacccaAAGAATATCGGTGGCTTTTGCCCACTGCTAGAAGAGGGAGCCCAGGGCTCTTGA